From a single Fulvivirga ulvae genomic region:
- the sdaAA gene encoding L-serine ammonia-lyase, iron-sulfur-dependent, subunit alpha gives MSFLFSDFSGWKAYCEERNMNLFEPVLEYEKDQKGRDEQRVWEGLGKAYEVMKNAVETGLKEDMTSRSGMINNGAKKVYKHEVTVLSKEFQNLISRALAAKEVNSCMGRIVAAPTAGASGILPGTLYTLQEIHNLSDRKILEGLLVGAGIALVIEQKASLAGAVGGCQAETGSAGAMASGAIVYCLGGNIDQVFNAVAITIQCMLGLVCDPVAGLVEVPCVVRNASAAAIANSSAQIALANVSGVIPVDECVDAMGEVGQSMENRYKETALGGLAATMTGQKISKSVLIQDIEMLPDENPKEDN, from the coding sequence ATGAGTTTCTTATTTTCTGATTTTAGTGGGTGGAAAGCCTATTGCGAAGAACGTAACATGAATCTTTTTGAACCTGTACTTGAGTATGAAAAGGATCAAAAAGGCCGTGATGAGCAACGAGTATGGGAAGGGTTGGGCAAGGCCTACGAGGTTATGAAAAATGCTGTTGAAACCGGCTTAAAAGAAGATATGACCTCCCGCTCGGGAATGATCAACAACGGAGCAAAAAAGGTCTATAAGCATGAAGTTACAGTACTCTCGAAAGAGTTTCAAAACCTGATATCAAGAGCACTGGCTGCCAAAGAAGTGAACTCATGTATGGGCAGAATTGTAGCCGCACCCACTGCCGGTGCATCCGGCATATTACCCGGCACATTATATACACTACAGGAAATCCATAACCTTTCCGATCGAAAGATACTGGAAGGACTACTGGTCGGAGCGGGAATAGCACTGGTCATTGAACAAAAAGCATCGTTAGCCGGTGCAGTAGGTGGATGTCAGGCTGAAACCGGAAGTGCAGGAGCCATGGCATCAGGAGCCATTGTTTACTGCCTTGGTGGTAATATAGATCAGGTATTCAATGCTGTTGCCATTACTATACAATGTATGCTAGGCCTGGTGTGCGATCCGGTAGCCGGACTTGTAGAGGTTCCTTGTGTTGTAAGGAATGCAAGTGCCGCTGCTATTGCTAACTCATCGGCTCAGATAGCACTTGCCAATGTCAGCGGTGTCATTCCTGTAGATGAATGTGTAGATGCTATGGGAGAAGTAGGTCAAAGTATGGAAAACCGTTATAAAGAAACCGCACTAGGCGGACTGGCAGCAACTATGACCGGCCAAAAAATATCAAAAAGCGTTCTGATACAAGATATTGAGATGCTCCCCGACGAAAACCCAAAGGAAGATAATTAA
- a CDS encoding GNAT family N-acetyltransferase, producing MIIREGKKEDLPRTLELIKELAAYEKAPDEVTNTVEQMEKDGFGDHPIYGMFVAENEDQVIVGIAIYYYRYSTWKGKRIYLEDIVVTESERGKGTGKLLFDRVIQQGKESECSGMVWQVLDWNEPAINFYKKYYNATLDGEWINCSINF from the coding sequence ATGATTATCAGAGAAGGAAAGAAAGAAGACCTGCCAAGGACACTGGAGCTCATTAAAGAGCTGGCTGCCTATGAAAAAGCCCCCGATGAGGTAACTAATACTGTAGAACAGATGGAGAAGGATGGCTTTGGAGACCATCCCATTTATGGAATGTTCGTTGCTGAAAACGAAGATCAGGTTATTGTGGGTATTGCTATCTATTATTACAGGTACTCTACCTGGAAGGGTAAGAGAATATACCTGGAAGATATAGTGGTGACGGAAAGTGAGCGTGGCAAGGGTACAGGTAAATTGTTATTTGACCGGGTAATTCAACAAGGTAAGGAAAGTGAATGCTCAGGGATGGTGTGGCAGGTGTTGGATTGGAATGAGCCAGCTATTAATTTTTACAAGAAATACTATAACGCCACTCTTGATGGAGAATGGATAAATTGCAGCATCAACTTTTAG
- a CDS encoding DUF1987 domain-containing protein, translating to MEALYFERTEDSPKIYFDGDSGRLLMEGRSFMEDTMPFHQAIISWLRNYFQEPSKKTVLELEIDYLNTSSSKMLIDILFELNKFYIFGNDVVVKWKYYQHDEDMEDMGHELEEMVDIPFEFGVLV from the coding sequence ATGGAAGCTCTATATTTTGAACGAACCGAAGATTCACCAAAGATATATTTTGATGGGGATTCTGGTCGATTGCTGATGGAGGGAAGGTCTTTCATGGAGGATACTATGCCGTTTCATCAAGCAATAATTAGTTGGCTAAGAAATTATTTTCAGGAACCAAGTAAAAAGACCGTTCTTGAGCTTGAGATAGATTATCTCAATACTTCTTCTTCTAAAATGCTCATCGACATCCTTTTTGAGCTGAATAAGTTTTACATTTTCGGCAATGATGTCGTTGTAAAATGGAAATACTATCAGCATGATGAGGACATGGAAGATATGGGGCACGAACTGGAAGAAATGGTTGACATTCCTTTTGAGTTCGGAGTATTAGTGTAA
- a CDS encoding TspO/MBR family protein, with amino-acid sequence MKWLNILGLAAVITVNALANILPINGRNTGQVAALYPNLFTPAGITFSIWTIIYLFLAGYCIYSFISSDNKKAISISSLFLLTCLLNCSWILVWHYLLIEWSLVIMFLLLISLCLVYVKIHNRQPHSKREKWLVYKPFSVYLAWISVATIANIAALLSAYDFSPPSPQNWVIAMVIATQLLVYLISKKYRDIAFALVIIWALIGIILKNTDVELTFQPVTIVCILAIIFDAWVALHYRYRKTVT; translated from the coding sequence ATGAAATGGCTAAATATATTGGGTTTGGCGGCAGTAATAACGGTCAACGCCCTTGCAAATATTCTCCCCATCAACGGTAGGAATACAGGCCAGGTAGCTGCTTTGTATCCAAACCTCTTTACTCCGGCAGGCATCACCTTTTCCATATGGACGATTATTTATCTGTTTCTGGCAGGCTACTGCATCTATTCTTTTATCTCTTCCGATAATAAAAAAGCCATATCCATTTCCAGTCTGTTCCTCCTTACCTGTCTGCTCAATTGCTCATGGATACTGGTCTGGCACTATCTGTTGATCGAATGGTCACTGGTGATTATGTTCCTCCTGCTGATAAGCTTATGTTTGGTCTATGTAAAAATCCATAACCGGCAGCCCCATTCGAAAAGAGAGAAGTGGCTGGTATACAAACCGTTTAGCGTTTACCTGGCGTGGATCAGTGTGGCTACTATCGCCAACATTGCCGCATTATTGTCTGCTTATGACTTTTCGCCACCCTCACCGCAAAACTGGGTTATAGCTATGGTGATAGCCACCCAACTTCTGGTGTACCTGATCAGCAAAAAATACAGGGACATTGCTTTTGCGCTGGTTATCATCTGGGCGCTCATCGGCATCATATTAAAAAACACTGATGTCGAGCTTACCTTTCAGCCTGTAACCATTGTGTGCATATTGGCCATCATTTTTGATGCCTGGGTGGCACTGCATTATCGCTATAGAAAAACTGTTACCTGA
- the serS gene encoding serine--tRNA ligase — protein sequence MLQLAYIRDNKEKVIKGLNKRRFASAADIIEEVIALDDQRKSTQAKHDQVLAESNSLSKQIGMLMREGKKEEAEGVKAKTADLKAEGKELGEALSSYENKLKDLLYTIPNVPNDNVPDGGGADDNEVVYEHGSTPELPESAVPHWELIKTYDIIDFDLGNKITGAGFPVYKGKGARLQRAMVNFFLDEATKAGYVEVQPPIVINEDSGYGTGQLPDKDGQMYHIGEENFFLIPTAEVPITNMYRDVIVDAKDLPVKHVGFTPCFRREAGSWGAHVRGLNRLHQFDKVEIVEIHHPDNSYEALDRMCKHVQGLLEKLGLQYRVLNLCGGDMGFTSAQTFDMEVYSAAQKKWLEVSSVSNFETFQANRLKLRYRGDDNKMHLLHTLNGSALALPRILAAILENNQSEEGIRIPEVLVPYTGFDMIR from the coding sequence ATGCTACAACTTGCTTATATAAGAGATAACAAAGAAAAAGTGATCAAAGGCCTTAATAAAAGAAGGTTTGCCAGTGCGGCTGACATCATAGAAGAAGTGATTGCCCTGGATGATCAAAGGAAAAGTACGCAGGCTAAACATGACCAGGTACTTGCGGAATCCAATTCTCTTTCTAAGCAAATTGGTATGCTCATGCGGGAGGGTAAAAAGGAAGAGGCAGAAGGCGTTAAAGCTAAGACAGCAGACCTCAAAGCTGAGGGGAAAGAACTGGGGGAGGCTTTGAGTAGCTATGAAAATAAATTGAAAGACCTTCTTTATACCATACCCAATGTACCTAACGATAATGTGCCGGATGGTGGAGGTGCTGATGACAATGAGGTGGTATATGAGCACGGGTCAACTCCGGAGCTGCCTGAAAGTGCCGTTCCGCATTGGGAGCTGATAAAAACTTATGATATAATAGATTTTGACCTTGGAAATAAAATTACCGGGGCGGGTTTCCCGGTCTATAAAGGCAAAGGAGCCCGTTTACAGCGTGCTATGGTCAATTTCTTTCTGGATGAAGCCACCAAAGCGGGTTATGTAGAAGTGCAGCCACCGATTGTAATCAATGAAGACAGTGGCTATGGTACCGGGCAACTTCCGGACAAAGACGGTCAGATGTACCACATAGGTGAAGAAAATTTCTTTTTGATCCCTACGGCAGAGGTGCCTATTACTAATATGTACAGGGATGTTATCGTAGACGCAAAAGACCTTCCGGTAAAGCATGTCGGATTTACACCTTGCTTTAGGAGAGAGGCCGGCTCTTGGGGTGCCCATGTACGCGGCCTTAACCGTTTGCACCAGTTTGATAAGGTTGAGATCGTAGAGATCCACCATCCTGACAATTCTTATGAAGCCCTGGATAGAATGTGCAAGCATGTGCAAGGCTTGTTGGAAAAGCTGGGATTACAGTACCGGGTTTTGAATTTATGCGGAGGCGACATGGGGTTCACTTCTGCCCAGACATTTGATATGGAGGTTTACTCGGCTGCCCAGAAAAAATGGTTAGAGGTAAGCTCTGTAAGTAATTTCGAAACTTTCCAGGCCAACAGGCTCAAGTTAAGGTACCGTGGTGATGATAATAAAATGCATTTGCTACATACCTTGAATGGAAGTGCCCTTGCTTTGCCGAGGATACTGGCGGCCATATTGGAAAATAACCAGAGTGAGGAGGGTATCAGAATACCAGAAGTTCTTGTGCCATATACCGGCTTTGATATGATCAGGTAA
- a CDS encoding DUF4286 family protein, whose product MIYENNDNFATIKVELDLLRRIGIRFSRYSTRKNTSMVLYNVTIGIDKDAEKEWLSWMKNKHIPAVMETGMFLEYKIFKVLSHEDEEQSVSYSVQYFAQTVDKVVEYLNNHAPKLVEEHRARYKDKHVAFRTLLEEV is encoded by the coding sequence ATGATTTATGAAAATAATGATAATTTTGCTACTATAAAAGTTGAGCTCGACCTGCTTCGAAGGATCGGCATACGCTTTAGCAGATACAGTACACGAAAAAATACATCAATGGTTCTATATAATGTAACAATTGGCATTGACAAGGATGCAGAAAAAGAATGGCTTAGCTGGATGAAAAACAAGCATATTCCTGCGGTAATGGAGACGGGTATGTTTCTTGAATACAAAATTTTTAAAGTATTAAGTCATGAAGACGAGGAGCAAAGTGTATCTTATTCCGTGCAATATTTTGCTCAAACAGTTGATAAAGTAGTTGAGTATCTCAATAATCATGCCCCAAAACTTGTTGAAGAGCACCGTGCCAGGTATAAGGACAAACATGTAGCATTCAGAACGCTTCTTGAAGAGGTGTAA
- a CDS encoding prolyl oligopeptidase family serine peptidase, whose amino-acid sequence MKHLFSIICLMSLIISCTKEEKAKEESLPYPETVKVDTVDVYFGTEVPDPYRWLEDDRSEQTAQWVKAQNDVTFSYLNDIPFKDRVKQRLEELFNYERLYAPNKHGNYYYFYKNDGLQNQSVLYRKKGMDGEPEIFIDPNTFKEDGTISLAGTSFSKDGSLFGYLISEGGSDWRKGIVINTETKEQVGDTLRDIKFSGLDWKGNEGFYYSSYDKPKSGSVLSGKTQHHKLYYHKLGTSQSEDKMIFGGEEQPRRYIGSYLTEDERFLVITAAQSTSGNELYIKDLSDPESEIVTIIDNFDNDHYVLANEDSRLLIHTNLGAPNNRLVETDISNPAPGSWKDVIPETENVLSTSTAGGKIFADYMVDAKTEVKQYDLSGKLERNVELPGIGTAWGFGGEMDESELYYTFTSFTYPSTIFRYDIATGKSTLYEQPKVDFNPDDYETKQVFYESKDGTKVPMFIVYKKGIELNGKNPTYLYSYGGFNVSLQPSFSTSRIVWLENGGIYAQPNIRGGGEYGEKWHKAGTKMQKQNVFDDFIASGEYLIKNKYTSSDYLAIAGGSNGGLLVGATMTQRPDLAKVAFPAVGVMDMLRYNKFTAGAGWASDYGTAEDSKEMFEYLHGYSPVHNVKQGVEYPATMVTTADHDDRVVPAHSFKFIANLQEKHEGDNPVLIRIETDAGHGAGTPISKTIEQQADIYSFAWYNMGVIPPLAKSAQ is encoded by the coding sequence ATGAAACACCTGTTTAGTATTATATGTTTAATGAGCCTTATAATTTCATGTACCAAAGAGGAGAAGGCCAAGGAAGAGTCTCTCCCGTATCCGGAAACTGTAAAAGTAGATACGGTAGATGTTTATTTTGGTACGGAAGTGCCAGACCCATACCGTTGGCTGGAAGATGATAGGTCTGAGCAAACAGCCCAATGGGTTAAAGCTCAAAATGATGTGACTTTCTCCTACCTTAATGACATTCCTTTTAAAGATAGGGTGAAGCAGCGCTTGGAAGAGCTTTTTAACTATGAAAGACTATATGCGCCCAACAAGCATGGCAATTACTATTATTTTTATAAAAATGACGGGCTCCAAAACCAAAGTGTCTTATACAGAAAAAAAGGAATGGATGGAGAGCCTGAAATTTTCATCGATCCTAATACTTTTAAGGAAGATGGCACCATCTCCCTGGCGGGCACAAGCTTTTCAAAGGATGGGTCTTTATTTGGTTATTTAATTTCCGAAGGCGGTTCTGACTGGAGAAAGGGAATAGTTATCAATACCGAAACCAAAGAGCAGGTAGGAGATACCTTGAGAGACATAAAATTCAGTGGCCTGGACTGGAAAGGCAATGAAGGTTTTTACTATAGCAGTTATGACAAACCTAAATCAGGCTCTGTGCTCTCCGGTAAAACACAACACCACAAGTTGTATTACCATAAGCTTGGGACATCTCAGAGTGAAGATAAGATGATATTTGGTGGTGAAGAGCAGCCCAGAAGGTATATTGGTTCTTACCTGACGGAAGATGAGCGGTTTCTTGTGATTACAGCGGCCCAAAGTACCAGCGGAAATGAGTTGTATATCAAAGACCTTTCTGACCCAGAGTCGGAGATTGTTACCATCATTGATAATTTTGATAATGACCATTATGTTCTGGCCAATGAGGATTCGCGCCTTTTAATCCATACTAATCTTGGTGCCCCAAATAACAGGCTGGTTGAAACTGATATTTCAAACCCGGCTCCGGGGAGCTGGAAAGATGTGATACCGGAAACTGAAAATGTGCTTTCGACCTCTACTGCAGGAGGTAAAATATTTGCCGATTATATGGTGGACGCCAAAACGGAGGTGAAACAATATGATTTGTCAGGCAAGCTTGAGCGTAACGTGGAGCTTCCGGGTATAGGGACAGCCTGGGGGTTTGGAGGTGAAATGGATGAAAGCGAATTATACTACACATTTACATCGTTCACTTATCCTTCAACTATTTTCAGATACGATATTGCTACTGGGAAATCTACTCTTTATGAACAACCGAAAGTGGATTTCAATCCGGATGATTATGAAACCAAACAGGTCTTTTATGAAAGTAAAGACGGCACCAAGGTTCCGATGTTCATTGTATATAAAAAAGGCATTGAATTAAACGGTAAAAACCCTACCTATTTATATTCTTATGGAGGGTTTAATGTCAGCCTGCAGCCTAGTTTCAGTACGTCCCGTATTGTATGGCTTGAAAATGGAGGTATATATGCCCAGCCTAATATAAGAGGAGGAGGTGAGTACGGTGAAAAATGGCATAAGGCAGGAACAAAAATGCAGAAACAGAACGTGTTTGACGACTTTATTGCCTCCGGGGAATATCTCATCAAAAATAAATATACTTCCAGTGACTATCTGGCAATAGCGGGAGGCTCAAACGGAGGGCTTTTGGTTGGTGCTACTATGACCCAGCGCCCCGACCTGGCCAAGGTTGCATTTCCGGCAGTTGGGGTAATGGATATGCTCAGGTACAACAAATTTACTGCTGGTGCGGGTTGGGCTTCTGATTATGGTACTGCTGAGGACTCCAAAGAGATGTTTGAGTATCTGCATGGATATAGTCCGGTGCATAATGTGAAGCAAGGTGTTGAATACCCTGCTACTATGGTAACTACAGCAGACCATGATGACAGGGTAGTGCCTGCTCACTCTTTCAAGTTCATAGCCAATCTTCAGGAAAAACATGAGGGAGATAACCCGGTATTGATAAGGATTGAAACGGATGCCGGCCACGGTGCAGGAACACCAATTTCAAAAACTATCGAACAGCAGGCTGATATTTACTCTTTTGCGTGGTATAATATGGGGGTGATTCCGCCTTTGGCAAAGTCAGCACAATAG
- the rho gene encoding transcription termination factor Rho has translation MYTIEELNVRLLSELKEIAEELGLKNYKKLSKQELIYKILDQQAVTPENQLPKKKAPEAKPEQPKENKPKENRPRAEREKAEKAPSRPPKRENVKVKNNKKDEDLSSEELLESFNIEVDETVTSFDSDKGKKEEKEEKRRERKEDKESPREPKSKDRPERGNEDDRRKDDRNKRKENNVKDFDGVIENEGVLEIMQDGYGFLRSSDYNYLASPDDIYVSPSQIKLFGLKTGDTVKGQIRPPKEGEKYFALLRVVSVNGKTTEEIRDRVSFEYLTPLFPEEKIKLSTRPDNYSTRILDLFAPIGKGQRGMIVAQPKTGKTVLLKTIANAIAENHPECYLIILLIDERPEEVTDMARSVKAEVVASTFDEQAERHVKVSSMVLEKAKRMVECGHDVVILLDSITRLARAYNTTVPSSGKILSGGVDANALHKPKRFFGAARNVENGGSLTIIATALIETGSKMDEVIFEEFKGTGNMELQLDRKLSNKRVYPAIDVPASGTRREDLLMSEEELQRVWILRKFMSDMNSNEAMEFLLSKMKGTRNNEEFLISMNG, from the coding sequence ATGTACACGATTGAAGAATTGAATGTTAGGCTTCTTTCAGAATTAAAGGAGATAGCAGAGGAACTAGGCCTAAAAAACTACAAAAAGCTTTCCAAACAGGAGTTAATCTACAAAATACTCGACCAACAAGCCGTCACACCTGAAAATCAGCTTCCCAAAAAGAAAGCACCTGAAGCTAAGCCTGAGCAGCCAAAAGAAAATAAACCTAAAGAAAACAGACCACGAGCAGAACGCGAAAAGGCCGAAAAAGCCCCAAGCCGGCCTCCAAAAAGAGAAAATGTAAAAGTGAAAAACAATAAAAAGGATGAAGATCTGTCTTCAGAAGAGCTATTAGAATCTTTTAACATAGAAGTTGATGAAACTGTGACTTCTTTTGATTCTGACAAAGGGAAAAAAGAAGAGAAAGAAGAAAAAAGAAGGGAAAGAAAAGAGGATAAAGAAAGCCCTCGTGAACCAAAGTCTAAAGACAGACCTGAAAGAGGGAATGAAGACGACAGAAGAAAAGACGACAGGAATAAAAGAAAAGAAAACAACGTTAAGGATTTTGACGGCGTAATAGAAAATGAAGGTGTACTTGAGATTATGCAGGATGGCTATGGCTTCCTTCGTTCTTCTGATTACAATTACCTCGCCAGCCCCGATGATATCTACGTTTCCCCTTCTCAGATCAAGCTATTTGGCCTTAAAACCGGCGACACAGTAAAGGGCCAGATCAGGCCTCCAAAAGAAGGCGAGAAATATTTTGCTTTACTCAGAGTAGTTAGTGTAAACGGAAAAACCACGGAAGAAATTCGTGACCGTGTATCATTCGAATATCTTACCCCACTCTTCCCAGAAGAAAAAATAAAACTAAGCACACGCCCTGATAACTACTCTACACGTATCCTTGACCTTTTTGCTCCAATAGGAAAAGGCCAAAGGGGTATGATCGTAGCGCAGCCTAAAACAGGTAAAACCGTGCTTTTGAAAACTATTGCCAACGCTATCGCAGAAAACCATCCTGAGTGCTACCTGATCATACTTTTGATCGACGAGCGTCCGGAAGAGGTTACTGACATGGCAAGAAGCGTAAAAGCAGAAGTGGTAGCTTCAACTTTCGATGAGCAGGCAGAAAGACATGTAAAAGTGTCGAGCATGGTACTTGAAAAAGCAAAAAGAATGGTAGAGTGTGGTCACGATGTGGTTATCTTACTGGATTCGATCACCAGACTGGCCCGTGCATACAACACTACTGTACCTTCATCAGGAAAAATACTGTCAGGTGGTGTTGATGCTAATGCTCTTCACAAACCTAAGCGATTCTTTGGTGCTGCCAGAAACGTAGAAAATGGTGGTTCTTTAACTATTATTGCTACTGCTCTAATAGAAACAGGCTCTAAAATGGATGAAGTTATCTTTGAGGAATTCAAAGGAACAGGTAATATGGAGCTTCAACTGGATAGAAAACTATCTAACAAACGTGTTTACCCTGCTATTGATGTTCCTGCTTCTGGCACCCGTAGAGAAGACCTGCTTATGTCTGAAGAAGAACTCCAAAGAGTATGGATACTACGTAAGTTTATGTCTGACATGAACTCTAATGAGGCTATGGAATTCTTACTTTCAAAAATGAAAGGTACCCGAAACAATGAGGAGTTCCTTATCTCTATGAATGGATAA
- a CDS encoding transporter substrate-binding domain-containing protein → MIFQIDKTRWVLGASILLTLCLVLFACHRSGNESTGPKPAEDPMVHAVDFDLRKIRERGTLIAIVDNSSTGYFLYKGQPMGYEYDLLALFAEKIGVTLEIKSTTNIDKAFEMLNAGDGDVIAYSLTVTKGRKKIVAFTESHYTARQVLVQKKPKGWRKMTREQLDKALIRNQVDLIGKEVYVRKSSSYEERLQNLSQEIGGDIIILEDQDSAETEELIRRVAQGDIKYTVADETVAFVNAAYYPQIDVRTPISFPQQIAWAVRKNAPELLTEMNDWMKELKKRATFNVIYNKYFKSPRASLRRAKSDFSSIGGEKISVYDDLIKEAADSLGWDWRLLASQIYQESHFNPEAQSWAGAVGLMQLVPETGYRFGAEDLHDPRQSIRAGVNYLRFLDKLWAKTIEDEGERIKFVLASYNVGLGHVVDARELAKKHNKDPQKWDGNVEYYLLMKSKPDFFRDPVVESGYCRGEEPVNYVREILSRYDQYKQLISS, encoded by the coding sequence ATGATCTTTCAAATTGATAAAACCAGATGGGTATTGGGAGCTTCAATACTTTTGACGTTATGTTTAGTCTTATTTGCCTGCCATAGATCTGGTAATGAGAGTACTGGGCCTAAGCCTGCCGAAGATCCTATGGTGCATGCCGTGGATTTTGACCTCCGGAAAATCAGAGAGCGTGGTACTTTAATAGCTATTGTTGATAATAGCTCCACTGGCTATTTCTTATATAAAGGGCAGCCTATGGGGTATGAATATGATTTATTAGCTCTTTTTGCTGAAAAAATTGGTGTAACACTTGAAATAAAATCGACGACCAACATAGATAAGGCTTTTGAGATGTTAAATGCCGGAGATGGAGATGTGATCGCTTACTCGCTGACGGTAACAAAAGGAAGAAAAAAAATTGTGGCATTTACTGAAAGTCACTATACAGCAAGGCAGGTATTAGTGCAGAAGAAACCAAAGGGTTGGCGTAAAATGACTCGTGAGCAGCTTGATAAAGCGTTGATCCGAAACCAGGTAGACCTGATCGGCAAAGAGGTGTATGTGAGGAAAAGCTCATCATATGAAGAGCGGTTGCAGAACCTTTCGCAGGAAATAGGTGGGGATATTATTATTTTGGAGGATCAGGACAGCGCAGAAACCGAAGAACTGATTCGCAGAGTAGCGCAAGGCGACATAAAATATACTGTAGCTGACGAGACGGTAGCTTTTGTTAATGCTGCGTATTATCCTCAGATAGATGTCAGAACACCGATAAGTTTTCCTCAGCAAATAGCTTGGGCAGTTCGTAAAAATGCACCAGAGTTGCTTACCGAGATGAATGATTGGATGAAGGAGTTAAAAAAGCGGGCTACCTTTAATGTAATTTATAATAAATATTTCAAAAGCCCACGAGCTTCACTGAGGAGAGCCAAAAGTGATTTTTCGTCTATTGGAGGAGAAAAGATCAGTGTCTATGACGATTTGATCAAAGAAGCCGCGGATAGTCTGGGTTGGGATTGGAGGCTGCTGGCCTCCCAGATATATCAGGAGTCTCATTTTAATCCCGAAGCACAATCATGGGCAGGAGCCGTCGGGTTGATGCAGCTGGTTCCGGAAACAGGATATAGGTTTGGCGCAGAGGATCTTCATGACCCACGACAAAGCATTAGGGCCGGGGTAAATTATCTGCGCTTTTTAGACAAGCTATGGGCAAAAACTATTGAAGATGAAGGTGAGCGAATAAAGTTTGTTCTTGCCAGCTACAATGTCGGGCTAGGGCATGTTGTAGATGCCAGAGAACTGGCCAAAAAGCATAATAAAGACCCTCAGAAATGGGATGGTAATGTAGAGTATTATTTGCTAATGAAGTCCAAACCCGATTTTTTTCGCGACCCTGTAGTGGAGTCAGGGTACTGTAGAGGAGAAGAGCCTGTTAATTATGTTCGTGAAATTTTGAGCCGGTATGACCAGTATAAACAGTTAATTTCTAGCTGA
- a CDS encoding sulfite exporter TauE/SafE family protein, whose protein sequence is MIYILLSLAGLVGGFIAGLTGIGTGFLMIVVIPLALQYMDMPETEMVRFTIANTIFATMCSAFVNNLTMLRKKQVYLKGMLWVTIAAVISASLVLHFFVLREEYSKDTYNFIIIIFLAYIIYRTIYKLRKPFHYDEVRSKSKLTLTGITAGVVSSVTGLGGGSIIIPMLNLWLKMDIKKAKSISFGAIFGISFMLTIINLLNTPSSSVPFAHLGYILLPIAIPLSIGVIIASPLGTSLSDRLSSRTISIVFIIVISLVLLRKIFELWG, encoded by the coding sequence ATGATTTACATTCTTCTATCTCTTGCAGGATTGGTAGGTGGTTTTATAGCAGGTCTTACAGGCATTGGCACGGGCTTTCTCATGATTGTAGTCATTCCTCTTGCGCTTCAGTATATGGATATGCCAGAGACTGAAATGGTAAGATTCACCATCGCCAATACCATTTTCGCTACTATGTGCTCAGCCTTCGTAAACAACCTAACCATGCTGAGAAAGAAACAGGTATACCTGAAAGGCATGCTTTGGGTAACTATTGCAGCCGTTATTTCGGCATCGCTGGTACTGCATTTCTTTGTATTACGCGAAGAATACTCCAAAGACACATACAACTTTATTATTATAATATTCCTGGCTTATATTATCTACCGCACTATATATAAGCTTCGCAAGCCCTTTCATTATGACGAAGTTCGGAGCAAGTCCAAATTAACACTGACAGGTATAACTGCCGGCGTAGTTTCGTCCGTTACCGGCCTGGGAGGTGGATCCATAATCATCCCAATGCTCAATCTATGGCTCAAAATGGATATCAAAAAAGCCAAATCCATATCATTTGGCGCAATATTTGGAATTTCCTTTATGCTTACTATAATTAACTTGTTAAACACCCCCTCTTCAAGTGTACCTTTTGCCCATCTGGGTTATATCCTGCTTCCCATAGCTATCCCTCTTTCTATAGGTGTAATTATAGCCTCTCCTTTGGGTACCAGCCTTAGTGACAGACTCTCCTCTCGCACCATTTCCATAGTATTTATTATAGTTATATCATTGGTTCTTTTGCGTAAAATCTTCGAACTATGGGGTTGA